One window from the genome of Spirosoma rhododendri encodes:
- a CDS encoding RagB/SusD family nutrient uptake outer membrane protein: MNTIQKTIAYGLLSGLVLTSGCSKTFLDVPPQGQQTPTDFFSSNADAATSLVNAIYSKMLDWNFHSFSWNGITSIVSDDADKGSSPGDTGTDKDQLDNFTFTPSSISFNEVWGGQYEAIARANQALDNLPALSINDTLKNRLIGEASFLRAYCYFNLVRSFGGVPLITKVADPTNASDIQNGRVRATAAQVYTQIESDLTRAVSSLPEKSQYNAADLGRATKGAAKALLAKVSMYEKKWSVVQQLTDEIIASGQYSLLPNYGELWRESSENGVESIFEIQGRGVTPNKGVQGYFESQGARGENGWGWGFNTPSQSLFNAYETGDTRRDGTIIQKGMTLWDGRVVSANAENPYYNYKAYVSLSRETNNGDTWETNKNLRMLRYGEVLLMNAEAANELGQSAKALTSLNLVRARARGGATGVLPNVTTTAQADLRQAIWKERRVEMAFEHDRYFDLVRQGRAATVFQALGKNFVAGKHELFPIPQPQIQLSGGQLTQNPGY; encoded by the coding sequence ATGAACACGATACAAAAAACAATTGCGTACGGCCTCCTGAGCGGGCTGGTACTGACCAGTGGCTGTTCCAAAACGTTTCTGGACGTGCCACCCCAGGGGCAGCAAACGCCCACTGATTTCTTTTCGAGTAATGCCGATGCCGCTACCAGTCTGGTCAATGCCATCTACTCAAAAATGCTTGACTGGAACTTCCACTCGTTTTCGTGGAATGGCATAACCAGCATCGTCTCCGACGACGCCGACAAAGGCAGCTCGCCGGGCGACACCGGTACCGACAAAGATCAGCTCGACAACTTTACGTTTACGCCGTCGAGCATTTCGTTCAACGAGGTGTGGGGTGGGCAATACGAAGCGATTGCGCGGGCCAATCAGGCGCTTGATAATCTGCCCGCCCTGAGCATCAACGACACGCTGAAGAACCGGCTCATTGGCGAAGCCAGCTTCCTGCGGGCCTACTGTTATTTCAACCTCGTGCGCTCGTTTGGCGGGGTGCCGCTCATCACGAAAGTGGCCGACCCAACCAACGCCAGCGACATTCAGAACGGACGCGTCCGGGCAACGGCGGCACAGGTCTACACGCAGATCGAAAGCGACCTGACCCGGGCCGTAAGCAGCCTGCCCGAAAAGTCGCAGTATAACGCGGCAGACCTGGGCCGGGCTACGAAAGGAGCGGCCAAAGCCCTGCTGGCAAAGGTGTCGATGTACGAGAAAAAATGGAGCGTGGTACAGCAGCTAACCGATGAGATCATCGCATCGGGGCAGTATTCGCTGCTGCCCAACTACGGCGAACTGTGGCGCGAATCGTCGGAGAACGGCGTCGAGTCGATTTTCGAGATTCAGGGCCGGGGCGTAACGCCAAACAAAGGGGTTCAGGGATATTTCGAGTCGCAGGGCGCACGGGGCGAAAACGGCTGGGGATGGGGCTTCAATACGCCCTCGCAGAGCCTGTTTAACGCCTACGAAACCGGCGACACCCGGCGCGACGGCACGATTATTCAAAAGGGAATGACCCTTTGGGACGGTCGGGTGGTCAGCGCCAACGCCGAAAACCCGTACTACAACTACAAGGCCTACGTCAGCCTGAGCCGCGAGACCAACAACGGTGACACCTGGGAAACCAACAAAAACCTGCGTATGCTGCGCTACGGCGAGGTGCTGCTGATGAACGCCGAAGCGGCTAACGAGCTCGGTCAGTCGGCAAAGGCACTTACGTCGCTGAATCTGGTTCGGGCGCGGGCGCGGGGTGGTGCAACGGGCGTACTGCCCAACGTAACGACCACCGCGCAGGCCGATTTGCGGCAGGCGATCTGGAAAGAGCGTCGGGTCGAGATGGCGTTCGAGCACGATCGTTATTTCGATCTGGTACGGCAGGGGCGGGCAGCAACTGTGTTTCAGGCGCTGGGCAAGAACTTCGTTGCTGGCAAGCACGAACTGTTTCCCATTCCGCAGCCGCAGATTCAGCTCAGCGGTGGCCAGCTGACCCAGAATCCGGGGTACTAA